The Flavobacterium johnsoniae genomic sequence ACTTTGTTTACAGCCAATTTTGCTGAACTAACATCTGCCTGAGCACTTTTAATACTTGCTGTTGCAGTACGAACTTGCTGCTCATATTCTGGAGCGCTGATTTTAAATAAAGGTTGTCCTGCTTTTACAACTGCTCCTTCATCTACAAAAATTTTATCGATGTAACCTTCAACTCTTGGTCGGATTTCTATATTTTGTTGTCCCTGAATACTTGCCGGAAAGTCGCTATTTAATGTCGCCGATTCCTGTTGTAATGTCACAGTCTTATACTCTTTTATTTGTGGTGCTCCACCAGCCTGAGCCGATTTATCATTTTTACCGCAAGATGCGATAACAAGTGATGCTGCGAGAATACTTAAAAATGATTGCTTCTTCATTGTGAAAAATGTGTGATTTATCTATTATATGACAACAAAAGAAATAAATTATAACAAACGAAAATTTTCAAATAGACGAAGAGCGAATCAGAATCGACAAAGATTAGTTAAGAACCGATGGTTTTTCTATAAATATTAAACAAGTGTTTAATTTTTATCCCATCGGCTCTAAAACACTTTTTAGAGGCTCTAAAACAGGATTGGACGATTGCTTAAAAATCCTATTCAAATAAAATGTAATATTGCCTTTAAAATCACAAATTACAATGTCACCAAACTTTTTTAGACCCTACTTATTCACAGGATTACATATACTTGGATGGTTTTTACTAGGGTATCTTATGTTGTTTTATATTCCATTGACATGGAATGTAGTACTTCCGTCAGCATTTTGGCTTTGGCAGAGTATTATACTATTTCTATTGATTGTTCTTTTTTATTCAACAGCAAAAATCATAGTTCCTAGAACCATCATAAAAGACAATACTTCACTATTTTTATTTTGGGCATTTCTAGCAATTTTTACCATGCAGTTAATTGCTTATTTTTACACATCTCAAACAGATCTTCATTATCAAATTAGTAAAGCAATTGGTTTTACAAAATATAAAAATCCTTATTTTGACAATTACGTTTTTACACTAACATTATTAGTTTTAGGAATAAGCACAAGTTGGGCAATGTTGCAATATTGGCAAAAAGCAGCGCAGCACAAACAGAAATTGGAACAAGATAAAACTGTAGCCGAATTGGCAATGTTAAAAGCACAGATTAATCCACATTTTTTCTTTAATTCTTTAAATAGTATTTATTCACTTACTTACACCGATATTGAAGATTCTCGAAATGCATTGCATACGTTGAGCCGAATGATGCGTTACTTGCTTTATAGTACCGAAGAAAAAACGACCTTGCTTAAAGAAGCCGAATTTATGAGAGATTTTATCGCTTTGATGAAACTTCGTGCCAACAGCAAATTGACCATTACAACAGACATTCCCGAAAAAATACACGATTACCCAATTGTTCCGATGTTATTATTACCTTTAGTAGAAAATGCTTTTAAACATGGCGTTCATGCCACAGATAAAAGTGAAATTTATATAAAGCTTACACAAAATGGAAGCAATCTGGAATTTGAAGTTGAAAATACTTTCTTCGAAAAAACAGCAGTTTCTGATGTAGGCGGAATTGGTTTAACAAACACCAAACGAAGATTGCAGCTAATTTATCCGAATCAGCATTTTATCTCATTTGGCGTTACCGATCACGGAACATATAAAATTAAATTAAAAATAAATTTAGAGCAATGACAGTACTAAAATGCATAGCAGTAGATGATGAACCATTGGCTTTAAAATTGGTTGAAACCTTTATAGAACAAACTCCTTTTTTAGAATTAATTACCACTTGCGACAACGCTGTTGAAGCTATGGGAATTATTCGCGAAACAAAACCTGATGTTGTTTTCTTAGATATTAACATGCCTAATTTAACGGGAATGGAATTAGCAAGATTAATCCAAGATCAAGCTGCACCTTTGCCTAAAATCATCTTTACGACAGCATACAATCATTATGCGATTGAAGGATATAAAGTGAATGCCGTTGATTATCTTTTAAAGCCTTTTAGCTACGAAGAATTTCTACGAGCTTCTAGCAAAGTTTTACAATTGCATGAAGAATCTAACAATCAATTTCAAACCGTTACTTTAGACGACGAATTTATCTTTCTAAAAGTAGAATATCAATGGGTTAGAATTTCACTAAAAGACATTTGCTATATCGAAAGTTTAAAAGATTATGTAAAAGTACATTTAGAAGATTCTCAAAAAGCTTTATTGTCATTGATTTCATTAAAAGCTTTAGAAGAAAAACTTCCGTCTTCAAAATTTATGCGCGTTCATCGCTCTTTTATCGTTTCATTAGACAAAATCAGCGCCATTAGTAAAAACTCCATTTTTATCGATAAAATCGAAATTACAGTTGGCGAACAATACAAAGAAGCCTTTAAAATCGTAGTCGATAAATGGCTAAAATAAAATTAGAATTACAAATATCATGGAAAAAAGATCAAACAAATATTATCTGACTTTAAGTCTAAAAGAATATGCAAACGGAGAAACTGAACCTGCAAAAGAATTAGGAATCGAATTTGACAATCACGACGAAATTTTTGGAATTATAGATCGAATCAAAGACAAAAACATTTTTGCGAATGAATCTGAAGCCATTCAATTTGCTTTGGGACTTAAATTATTCAGCGAAATCAAATTAAAAAATCGTAAAAACCCACTTTTTGAGGAATTAAATGAAGTTTTTCCTGTTTTTATGAAAAAGCTAAAAAGTTTATAAAAACTCCTTTAAAAACAAGCGTTTAACGTTATTTACACTTGCGCTTTCAATATTAAATTTACTTTAAAAAAGAAATTATCTCAATTTTACTGGCAATATTTTGTAACAATTTTCCGTTAAAATTGAGCATGTCCCACTAAATGCTTTCCAAAAGAAGTTTAATTTCTTTTTTGAAATTGAATTATTTTTCATAGAAAAATGGAATAACATTTAGGCAATCTTAATTGAAAATAGAGAGATTTTTTTTGAAGCTGACCATTTCATTTTAATGAATCTCTAAATACAATCTTCACTTTCGATTTGTTCGATAATGCAAAAATTATTTTTTAACCATTAAAAATGAAAGCATTATGATAATTCAAAAAAGTATATTTCTTCTTGCTGGTCTGCTCGTCTTAGGCAGCTGTTCCAACAATGACAATGATGACAGCGCCAACACAGGACCAACTGGACCTCCTGTAGAAACAGGCGCTGCAAATACTACATATCAACCTGCATTTGCAGGACAGACACGTGCTGGAAGCATTCAAACTACTACAGAAATTGAATCTAAAGTTATCACCAACGGTTTAAGCGCTCCTTGGGGAGTTGCTTATCTTCCAGACGGACGCCTTTTAGTTACCGAAAAAGCAGGTAAAATAAAAATTGTAACACAAGCAGGAGTTATTGGAAATGCCTTAACTGGTGTTCCAGCTGTTAATCCTGCAGATCAAGGAGGTTTATTAGGTATTTGCCTTGATCCATCATATGCAACAAACAGATTGATTTACTGGGCTTTTTCTGAAGCTGTAGCCGGCGGAAATATTACCGCTGTAGCGAAAGGAAGAATCTCTGATAACGAAACTGCTGTTGAAAATGTTACTGTAATTTATCGTTCTAATACACCAAACGCAAGTACACTGCACTACGGAGGTCGTGTATTATTTGATAAAACTGGAAATTTATTTGTTAGTATTGGTGAAAGATCTGTATTGCAAACACGTCCGTTGGCGCAAGCTGTAAATAGCAGTTTGGGTAAAGTTGTCCGAATTACAACTAGCGGTCAAGCTGCGCCTGGAAATCCAATTATTACTGGAACTGGTGCTTTACCAGAACTTTATTCTATTGGGCATAGAAATCCGCAAGGATTGGCACTTCATCCAACAAGCGGCGAATTATGGCAAAGCGAACATGGTCCGAGAGGTGGTGACGAAATTAATAGAATTACTGCAGGAGCCAATTACGGTTGGCCAACAATTACATACGGAATTGAATACAGCGGAACTAAAATTGGAGACGGAATCACGCAAAAAGAAGGATTGGAACAACCCTTATATTATTGGGATCCTGTTGTTTCTCCAAGCGGTATGACTTTTTACGCAGGAAAACGTGTTCCAGAATGGCAAAACAATTTATTTATAGGCGCATTAAGCGGTCAGCATATTGTTCGTTTAGCATTTAAAGACAATAAAGTGTCTGGAGAAGAAAGACTATTAGCTAGCGAAGGACAAAGATTTAGAGATATTACACAAGGAAAAGATGAAGCATTATACGCCGTTACCGATCAAGGAAGACTTTACAAAATTGATAAAAAATAGAAAGTAATCTTGTTCATTATATTAGCCAAAAACGCCCCAGTAAAATGGGGCGTTTAGTATTTTATGGATTGTTTTGTTTCAAGTTTCAGGTTAGACGTTAAGTGAGTAACTTGAAACCTGAAACTTGAAACTTGAAACAAAAAAACATATTTTTTTAAGCTTTCGCTTTTCTTTTAACTGTACATCCAATTTCTTTGGTTTGAGTTACTGCTGGTTTTTGACCACTTTTTAAAGACGCAATTACATCTTCTGCATATTTTACTTTTTCCGG encodes the following:
- a CDS encoding PQQ-dependent sugar dehydrogenase; this encodes MIIQKSIFLLAGLLVLGSCSNNDNDDSANTGPTGPPVETGAANTTYQPAFAGQTRAGSIQTTTEIESKVITNGLSAPWGVAYLPDGRLLVTEKAGKIKIVTQAGVIGNALTGVPAVNPADQGGLLGICLDPSYATNRLIYWAFSEAVAGGNITAVAKGRISDNETAVENVTVIYRSNTPNASTLHYGGRVLFDKTGNLFVSIGERSVLQTRPLAQAVNSSLGKVVRITTSGQAAPGNPIITGTGALPELYSIGHRNPQGLALHPTSGELWQSEHGPRGGDEINRITAGANYGWPTITYGIEYSGTKIGDGITQKEGLEQPLYYWDPVVSPSGMTFYAGKRVPEWQNNLFIGALSGQHIVRLAFKDNKVSGEERLLASEGQRFRDITQGKDEALYAVTDQGRLYKIDKK
- a CDS encoding LytR/AlgR family response regulator transcription factor, giving the protein MTVLKCIAVDDEPLALKLVETFIEQTPFLELITTCDNAVEAMGIIRETKPDVVFLDINMPNLTGMELARLIQDQAAPLPKIIFTTAYNHYAIEGYKVNAVDYLLKPFSYEEFLRASSKVLQLHEESNNQFQTVTLDDEFIFLKVEYQWVRISLKDICYIESLKDYVKVHLEDSQKALLSLISLKALEEKLPSSKFMRVHRSFIVSLDKISAISKNSIFIDKIEITVGEQYKEAFKIVVDKWLK
- a CDS encoding sensor histidine kinase translates to MSPNFFRPYLFTGLHILGWFLLGYLMLFYIPLTWNVVLPSAFWLWQSIILFLLIVLFYSTAKIIVPRTIIKDNTSLFLFWAFLAIFTMQLIAYFYTSQTDLHYQISKAIGFTKYKNPYFDNYVFTLTLLVLGISTSWAMLQYWQKAAQHKQKLEQDKTVAELAMLKAQINPHFFFNSLNSIYSLTYTDIEDSRNALHTLSRMMRYLLYSTEEKTTLLKEAEFMRDFIALMKLRANSKLTITTDIPEKIHDYPIVPMLLLPLVENAFKHGVHATDKSEIYIKLTQNGSNLEFEVENTFFEKTAVSDVGGIGLTNTKRRLQLIYPNQHFISFGVTDHGTYKIKLKINLEQ
- a CDS encoding DUF3861 domain-containing protein, coding for MEKRSNKYYLTLSLKEYANGETEPAKELGIEFDNHDEIFGIIDRIKDKNIFANESEAIQFALGLKLFSEIKLKNRKNPLFEELNEVFPVFMKKLKSL